In the Candidatus Rhodoblastus alkanivorans genome, one interval contains:
- a CDS encoding Rieske (2Fe-2S) protein: MSDVAYVICALDDIQSQRAQGFDLAVLDEAGEEKNFPIVVVRWGKQVFGYVNSCPHHGARLDWEREQFLDPTGLRLMCGKHGALFELGTGRCSAGPCKNDHLKPVELQVIDGDICITGVSLAEEEDEDEDEADASSVEA; encoded by the coding sequence ATGTCCGATGTCGCTTATGTGATCTGCGCCCTCGACGATATTCAGAGCCAGCGCGCGCAGGGATTCGATCTCGCCGTCCTCGATGAGGCGGGCGAGGAGAAGAATTTCCCGATCGTGGTGGTGCGCTGGGGCAAGCAGGTTTTTGGCTATGTCAATTCCTGCCCGCATCACGGCGCGCGCCTCGATTGGGAGCGCGAGCAGTTTCTCGATCCGACCGGCCTGCGCCTGATGTGCGGCAAGCACGGCGCGCTGTTCGAGCTGGGCACCGGACGCTGCTCGGCTGGTCCCTGCAAGAACGACCATCTCAAGCCGGTGGAATTGCAGGTGATCGACGGCGACATCTGCATCACTGGCGTCAGCCTGGCCGAGGAGGAGGACGAGGACGAGGACGAGGCGGACGCCAGCAGTGTCGAGGCGTGA
- a CDS encoding flavin monoamine oxidase family protein, whose protein sequence is MVETAIVGGGLCGLALAAQLARRGRDFELFEARQRWGGRILSVDCKLSGHAVDLGASWFWPDRQPLLTALLGELGLESFAQFDDGAVLRLNEADATPERIDVAGGVHGGARRVVGGAQKIVEALRRLLPQERLHLDCQIRGIRDGDDHVVLTINEAGATRVVEADRVVLALPPRLAEERIIFAPGLDGSMRQVMRDAPTWMAAQAKAVTTFAAPAWREAGHSGNAFVSHEQAVFDEIFDASDPRGGEAALGGFLAMGPELREAFRDGLPMLMQSQFEQVFGGLPDGREHFYQDWAKDAETCSALDRERGREEQRSAANPLLRRALWQGRLHLGGSETGSIQAGYMEGALEAAQRIARDIFRDTAPEDDAALRQGENANDASLRRFTAWVERKAPGLLDDYRRRLNASLANQARDQLTQRAMLGSVEAFFAQALARVESLPFDVRGVAVEKGRSALTPLAQEPFGGVLKQFFDDVAAFNATSCALSNFPDEHRLAREYVQVIMRDVAAAWTEFSLALNTRFLGEVEAQDGAAA, encoded by the coding sequence ATGGTGGAAACGGCGATCGTCGGCGGCGGCTTGTGCGGCTTGGCCCTTGCGGCGCAATTGGCGCGGCGGGGGCGGGATTTCGAACTGTTCGAGGCCCGTCAACGCTGGGGCGGGCGCATCCTGTCGGTCGATTGCAAATTGTCGGGCCACGCGGTCGATCTCGGCGCGTCATGGTTCTGGCCGGACCGCCAGCCGCTGCTGACGGCGCTGCTCGGCGAACTGGGCCTGGAGAGCTTCGCCCAGTTCGACGACGGCGCCGTGCTGCGGCTGAACGAGGCGGACGCCACGCCGGAACGGATCGATGTCGCGGGCGGCGTGCATGGCGGCGCCCGGCGCGTGGTCGGCGGCGCCCAGAAAATAGTCGAAGCCTTGCGCCGATTGCTGCCGCAGGAGCGGCTTCATCTCGATTGCCAGATCAGGGGCATCCGCGACGGCGACGATCATGTCGTGCTCACGATCAATGAAGCGGGCGCGACCCGCGTGGTCGAGGCGGATCGCGTCGTTTTGGCGTTGCCGCCGCGTCTTGCCGAGGAGCGCATCATCTTCGCGCCGGGTCTCGACGGGTCGATGCGCCAGGTCATGCGCGACGCGCCGACCTGGATGGCGGCGCAGGCCAAGGCGGTGACGACTTTCGCCGCGCCGGCATGGCGCGAGGCGGGGCATTCCGGGAACGCCTTCGTCAGCCACGAACAGGCGGTGTTCGACGAGATTTTCGACGCCAGCGATCCGCGCGGCGGCGAAGCCGCGCTTGGCGGCTTTTTGGCCATGGGCCCGGAATTGCGCGAGGCCTTTCGCGACGGCCTGCCCATGCTGATGCAAAGCCAGTTCGAACAGGTGTTCGGCGGCCTGCCCGATGGCCGCGAGCATTTCTATCAGGACTGGGCCAAGGATGCCGAAACCTGCAGTGCGCTCGACCGCGAGCGCGGCCGCGAGGAGCAGCGCTCAGCCGCCAATCCGCTGCTGCGGCGCGCGTTGTGGCAGGGGCGTCTACATCTTGGCGGCTCGGAGACGGGATCGATCCAGGCTGGCTATATGGAAGGCGCGCTGGAGGCGGCCCAGCGCATCGCGCGCGACATTTTTCGCGACACGGCCCCCGAGGACGATGCGGCGCTGCGCCAGGGCGAAAATGCGAATGACGCCAGCCTGCGCCGCTTTACGGCCTGGGTCGAGCGCAAGGCGCCAGGACTTCTGGACGACTACCGCCGCCGGCTCAACGCCAGTCTTGCGAACCAGGCGCGTGACCAATTGACCCAGCGCGCGATGCTCGGCTCTGTCGAGGCCTTTTTCGCCCAGGCTCTCGCCAGGGTCGAAAGTCTGCCCTTCGATGTGCGCGGCGTCGCGGTCGAGAAGGGCCGCAGCGCCTTGACGCCGCTGGCGCAAGAACCGTTCGGCGGCGTGCTGAAGCAGTTTTTCGACGATGTCGCGGCATTCAACGCCACGTCCTGCGCTTTGTCGAATTTTCCCGACGAACATAGGCTTGCGCGGGAATATGTTCAGGTGATCATGCGCGACGTCGCCGCCGCCTGGACCGAATTTTCACTGGCGCTGAACACCCGTTTCCTCGGCGAAGTCGAGGCGCAGGACGGCGCCGCCGCCTGA
- a CDS encoding nitrogen fixation protein NifQ, protein MNADRAYRWLMEAGDASTSERFDLHVVASILAVAIAQADEEGAPLARTSGLDCATLSQVAHELFPAAAPALAAMAGAVGPSPQIEEKSVIDILLIYANGPIDFLRPLATMIARRCQEPHHLWQDLGLRNRGELSQLMARHFPRLIERNSGDMKWKKFLYRMVCGAEGFTLCPAPVCSDCDDFASCFGSEEGVAQLSHAYQEERL, encoded by the coding sequence ATGAACGCCGATCGCGCCTATCGCTGGCTGATGGAGGCGGGTGACGCCTCCACCAGCGAGAGGTTCGATCTGCATGTCGTCGCCAGCATTCTGGCGGTGGCGATCGCGCAAGCCGACGAGGAGGGGGCGCCGCTCGCGCGAACCTCAGGCCTTGATTGCGCGACGCTGTCGCAAGTGGCGCACGAGTTGTTTCCGGCTGCGGCGCCGGCTCTTGCGGCGATGGCGGGCGCTGTCGGGCCGTCCCCGCAAATCGAGGAAAAATCGGTCATCGACATTTTGCTGATCTACGCGAATGGGCCGATTGATTTCCTGCGTCCCCTGGCGACGATGATCGCGCGCCGCTGTCAGGAGCCGCATCATCTGTGGCAGGATCTCGGCTTGAGAAATCGCGGAGAACTGTCTCAACTGATGGCGCGCCATTTTCCGCGCCTGATAGAGCGCAATTCCGGCGACATGAAGTGGAAGAAATTCCTCTATCGCATGGTGTGCGGCGCAGAAGGATTCACTTTGTGTCCGGCGCCGGTGTGCTCCGACTGCGACGATTTCGCTTCCTGTTTCGGGTCGGAGGAGGGCGTCGCGCAATTGAGCCACGCCTATCAGGAAGAACGCTTATAG
- the fdxB gene encoding ferredoxin III, nif-specific translates to MAIARDGREWAPDYLLAIDAEKCIGCGRCYKVCGREVMTLKGINEDGDIVELDDDEDDEVEKKVMVMADVGACVGCGACARVCPANCQTHGSESLAA, encoded by the coding sequence ATGGCGATTGCGCGCGACGGGCGCGAGTGGGCGCCCGATTATCTTCTGGCCATCGATGCCGAGAAATGCATCGGCTGTGGCCGCTGCTACAAGGTCTGCGGCCGCGAGGTGATGACCCTCAAGGGCATCAATGAGGACGGCGATATTGTCGAACTCGACGATGACGAGGATGATGAAGTCGAGAAGAAGGTCATGGTGATGGCCGACGTCGGCGCCTGCGTCGGCTGCGGCGCCTGTGCGCGGGTCTGCCCGGCCAATTGCCAGACCCACGGCTCCGAATCCCTGGCCGCGTGA
- a CDS encoding CCE_0567 family metalloprotein, whose amino-acid sequence MSDVETLKAEIKKLSARAMNAKMNLHDLSEELPLNWQTVLDVAQKTYDAFAELEAKREQLKTLETA is encoded by the coding sequence ATGAGCGACGTTGAAACCTTGAAAGCTGAAATCAAAAAGCTTTCGGCGCGCGCAATGAACGCGAAAATGAATCTGCACGACCTCTCCGAGGAACTGCCGTTGAACTGGCAGACGGTTCTCGATGTCGCGCAAAAAACCTATGACGCCTTCGCCGAGCTTGAGGCGAAGCGCGAGCAACTGAAGACACTCGAAACGGCGTGA
- a CDS encoding NifX-associated nitrogen fixation protein codes for MTEAATLDDAAIIAESPFLKQLVKVWRAQDSHGTWENKSDAQLIADYIVTKEQRKAIPIIADPDPETIWRLELFYNAIGLAIEHASKVMITPMLKMSHEGFGRMVLIGGRLIVVNKQLRDVHRFGFETFAKLAEEGEKQIKGGLEMIEKFPEAAKY; via the coding sequence ATGACTGAAGCCGCCACACTCGACGACGCCGCGATCATTGCGGAATCGCCCTTCCTGAAGCAACTCGTCAAAGTCTGGCGGGCGCAGGATTCGCATGGGACCTGGGAGAACAAGAGCGACGCGCAACTCATCGCCGATTACATCGTCACCAAGGAGCAGCGCAAGGCGATCCCGATCATCGCCGATCCCGATCCGGAGACGATCTGGCGGCTCGAACTGTTCTACAATGCGATCGGCCTCGCCATCGAACATGCGTCGAAGGTCATGATCACGCCGATGCTGAAAATGAGCCACGAGGGCTTTGGCCGCATGGTGCTGATCGGCGGCCGTCTCATTGTCGTCAACAAGCAATTGCGCGACGTGCACCGCTTCGGTTTCGAGACTTTCGCCAAACTCGCCGAGGAGGGCGAGAAGCAAATCAAGGGCGGTCTCGAAATGATCGAGAAATTCCCCGAAGCGGCGAAATATTGA
- the nifX gene encoding nitrogen fixation protein NifX, with protein MKVAFATQDLKRVDAHFGWAKNVAVYELDENGYSFLEAFTFDGDLQEDGNEDKLAPKIEAVKDCAILYVAAIGGSGAARVVAQNIHPIKVTQPENIEDLLKKLQDVLKGNPPPFLRKAMGKGKERVFDLED; from the coding sequence ATGAAAGTCGCATTTGCTACACAGGACTTGAAGCGGGTCGACGCGCATTTCGGCTGGGCCAAGAACGTCGCGGTCTACGAGCTCGACGAAAATGGCTATAGCTTCCTGGAGGCCTTTACTTTCGACGGCGATCTCCAGGAAGACGGCAACGAGGACAAGCTCGCGCCGAAGATCGAGGCGGTGAAGGATTGCGCCATTCTTTACGTGGCGGCGATCGGCGGTTCGGGCGCCGCGCGCGTGGTCGCGCAGAATATCCACCCGATCAAGGTTACGCAGCCCGAGAATATCGAAGACCTGCTCAAGAAATTGCAGGACGTGCTCAAGGGCAATCCGCCGCCCTTCCTGCGCAAGGCCATGGGCAAGGGCAAGGAGCGCGTCTTCGACCTCGAAGACTGA
- the nifN gene encoding nitrogenase iron-molybdenum cofactor biosynthesis protein NifN encodes MAKVVIPKKSCSVNPLKMSQPIGAALAFMGLRGSMPLLHGSQGCTSFGLVLFVRHFKEAIPLQTTAMSEVATVLGGYENVEQAVLNIIKRTKPELIGIASTGVTETKGDDVIGYIGLIRQNHPELKDFPIVYVSTPDFKDAFQDGWEKAVTRLVEELVEPPVNPARRDFSRVNVLPGSHLTPGDIDELRTIIEDFGLEPTFLPDLGGSLDGHIPDDFTPTTIGGVGVDEVATMGDAGWTIAVGAQMLAAAEAMQKKTGVPYRLFERLCGLAANDELIGFLSEISGRPAPMKYRRQRGQLVDAMLDGHFHLGGRKLAIGAEPDLLYDVGSCLNEMGAQIVAAVTTTQSPVLEKIPAEEVWIGDLEDLETLAREKACDLLVTHSHGRQAAGRLKIPFHRIGIPMFDRLGAGHKLSVGYRGSRDLIFQVANLLIEDREENHEVTPDKWRNPWGLDASDADGAAIATIAAS; translated from the coding sequence ATGGCCAAGGTCGTCATTCCGAAAAAATCCTGCTCCGTCAATCCGCTGAAGATGAGCCAGCCGATCGGCGCGGCTCTGGCCTTCATGGGCCTGCGCGGTTCGATGCCGCTGCTGCATGGCTCGCAAGGCTGCACCTCCTTCGGACTGGTGTTGTTCGTGCGCCATTTCAAGGAAGCCATACCGCTGCAGACCACGGCGATGAGCGAAGTCGCAACCGTGCTCGGCGGCTATGAGAATGTCGAACAGGCGGTGCTCAACATCATCAAGCGCACCAAGCCGGAGCTCATCGGCATAGCATCGACCGGCGTCACGGAAACCAAGGGCGACGACGTCATCGGCTATATCGGGCTGATCCGCCAGAACCATCCCGAGCTGAAAGATTTCCCGATCGTCTATGTCTCGACGCCGGATTTCAAGGACGCGTTTCAGGACGGCTGGGAAAAGGCGGTGACCCGTCTGGTCGAGGAACTGGTGGAGCCGCCGGTCAATCCGGCGCGCCGCGATTTTTCGCGCGTCAATGTGTTGCCCGGCAGCCATCTCACGCCCGGCGACATCGATGAATTGCGCACGATCATCGAGGATTTCGGCCTGGAGCCGACCTTCCTGCCCGACCTCGGCGGCTCGCTCGACGGCCATATCCCCGATGATTTCACGCCGACCACAATCGGCGGCGTCGGGGTGGACGAGGTGGCGACCATGGGCGACGCGGGCTGGACGATCGCCGTCGGCGCCCAGATGCTTGCCGCCGCCGAAGCGATGCAGAAAAAGACCGGCGTTCCCTATCGCCTGTTCGAACGTCTGTGCGGCCTTGCGGCGAACGATGAACTGATCGGTTTCCTTAGCGAAATTTCCGGCCGTCCGGCGCCGATGAAATATCGCCGCCAGCGCGGGCAATTGGTGGACGCCATGCTCGATGGACATTTCCATCTCGGCGGGCGCAAGCTCGCGATCGGCGCCGAGCCGGACCTGCTCTACGATGTCGGCTCTTGCCTCAACGAAATGGGCGCGCAAATCGTGGCTGCGGTCACGACGACGCAATCGCCGGTGCTGGAAAAGATCCCGGCGGAGGAAGTGTGGATCGGCGATCTCGAAGATCTCGAGACATTGGCGCGCGAAAAAGCCTGCGACCTGCTCGTTACCCATTCGCACGGCCGGCAGGCGGCGGGACGTCTGAAAATCCCGTTTCATCGCATCGGCATTCCGATGTTCGACCGGTTGGGCGCGGGCCATAAATTGTCGGTCGGCTATCGCGGAAGCCGCGACCTCATCTTCCAGGTCGCCAATCTGCTGATCGAAGACCGCGAAGAAAATCATGAGGTTACGCCGGATAAGTGGCGCAATCCCTGGGGCCTCGACGCCAGTGACGCGGATGGCGCCGCGATTGCAACGATAGCCGCGAGCTGA
- the nifE gene encoding nitrogenase iron-molybdenum cofactor biosynthesis protein NifE, producing the protein MASLSATIQDVFNEPGCAKNANKSAAEKKKGCTKQLQPGGAAGGCAFDGAKIALQPFTDVAHLVHGPIACEGNSWDNRGAASSGSNLWRTSFTTDMNETDVVFGGEKRLFKSCKEIIDKYDPPAIFVYQTCVPAMIGDDINAVCKAATEKFGKPVIPVNAPGFVGPKNLGNKLAGEALLDHVIGTVEPEYTTPYDVNIIGEFNLSGELWQVKPLLDELGIRILSCISGDGRYNEVASSHRARASMMVCSKAMINVARKMEERYGIPFFEGSFYGIEDTSDSLRELAGLLVQQGAPAELMERTEKLIAREEKNAYAAIAAYKERFKNKKVLLITGGVKSWSVVAALQEAGLELVGTSVKKSTREDKERIKELMGQDAHMIEDMTPREMYKMLKDARADIMLSGGRSQFIALKATMPWLDINQERHHAYMGYVGMVKLVKEIEKTLYNPVWQEVRRPAPWARAGESWQERALAQIEAEAAELAADPVKAEDARRAKAICMCKSVTLGTIEDAIRDFGLTTVEGVKEKTNASGGCGACAVRIEEILEAQADVGQPTQVQNVAAE; encoded by the coding sequence ATGGCTTCTCTTTCGGCAACCATTCAGGATGTTTTCAACGAGCCGGGCTGCGCGAAAAACGCCAATAAATCGGCGGCTGAAAAGAAGAAAGGCTGCACAAAGCAATTGCAGCCCGGGGGAGCCGCCGGCGGTTGCGCTTTCGACGGCGCCAAGATCGCGCTCCAGCCCTTCACCGACGTCGCCCATCTGGTCCATGGCCCCATCGCCTGCGAAGGCAATTCCTGGGACAATCGCGGCGCGGCTTCGTCCGGTTCGAACCTGTGGCGCACCAGTTTCACCACCGACATGAACGAGACCGACGTCGTGTTCGGCGGCGAGAAGCGCCTGTTCAAATCGTGCAAGGAAATCATCGACAAATATGATCCGCCCGCGATCTTCGTCTATCAGACCTGCGTCCCGGCGATGATCGGCGACGACATCAATGCGGTATGCAAGGCGGCGACGGAAAAATTCGGCAAGCCGGTGATTCCGGTCAACGCGCCGGGTTTCGTCGGTCCGAAAAACCTCGGCAACAAGCTCGCCGGCGAGGCGCTTCTCGACCATGTGATCGGCACGGTCGAGCCGGAATACACCACGCCCTATGACGTCAACATCATTGGCGAGTTCAACCTGTCGGGAGAATTGTGGCAGGTGAAGCCATTGCTCGATGAACTCGGCATCCGCATCCTGTCCTGCATTTCCGGCGACGGCCGTTACAATGAGGTGGCGTCGTCGCATCGCGCGCGCGCCTCGATGATGGTGTGCTCCAAGGCGATGATCAATGTCGCCCGCAAGATGGAGGAGCGCTACGGCATTCCCTTCTTCGAAGGCTCGTTCTACGGCATCGAGGACACCAGCGACTCCCTGCGCGAACTCGCGGGCCTTCTGGTCCAGCAGGGCGCGCCCGCCGAATTGATGGAGCGGACGGAAAAGCTGATCGCCCGGGAGGAAAAGAACGCCTATGCGGCGATCGCCGCCTACAAGGAGCGCTTCAAGAACAAAAAAGTTCTGCTCATCACCGGCGGTGTCAAATCCTGGTCCGTGGTCGCGGCGCTGCAGGAGGCCGGTCTCGAACTCGTCGGCACCAGCGTCAAGAAGTCGACCCGCGAGGACAAGGAGCGCATCAAGGAGTTGATGGGCCAGGACGCCCATATGATCGAGGACATGACCCCGCGCGAAATGTACAAAATGCTGAAGGACGCCAGGGCGGACATCATGCTGTCGGGCGGGCGTTCGCAATTCATCGCGCTGAAAGCGACCATGCCCTGGCTCGACATCAACCAGGAGCGCCACCACGCCTATATGGGCTATGTCGGCATGGTGAAACTGGTCAAGGAGATCGAGAAGACGCTTTACAATCCGGTGTGGCAGGAGGTGCGCCGACCCGCGCCGTGGGCCCGCGCCGGCGAAAGCTGGCAGGAAAGAGCGCTCGCGCAGATCGAGGCCGAGGCGGCCGAACTTGCCGCAGATCCGGTCAAGGCGGAAGACGCGCGCCGCGCCAAGGCGATCTGCATGTGCAAAAGCGTCACGCTGGGAACCATTGAGGATGCGATCCGCGACTTCGGCCTGACCACTGTCGAAGGCGTCAAGGAAAAGACCAACGCCTCCGGTGGCTGCGGCGCCTGCGCGGTCCGCATCGAGGAAATCCTGGAGGCTCAGGCCGATGTCGGACAACCGACACAGGTCCAGAACGTGGCGGCGGAGTAA